In Eriocheir sinensis breed Jianghai 21 chromosome 3, ASM2467909v1, whole genome shotgun sequence, a genomic segment contains:
- the LOC127003316 gene encoding uncharacterized protein LOC127003316, with the protein MTRWSQQDNGGGNETVLVLQASGTPSEESYARLNMSFPRLESFTFCYRIKLKRFREESTLFSYAISSERDNEIRIDHRESGYRVTLQGHWATSELITPLHLWSHFCFSYNMASETWTIYMDGEQRAQGTFTSPTEPLLGNGVFIIGQEQDSLGGGFQRDQSFSGELTHLNVWHTTLEDSTVKQIWLCQTGQQGDALAWSSVQESWLLEGETSWSQQPRQEVCKRSTRDITVFPDRFSLDQAQHLCHVVDGEILVPLDEEENSQLFETTKNNAIRCSGGLGASYLWLGATDEGHDGEWHYLNTEQPLTWQGLWRGGGPNGGNQENCMVMLYGEFPGRWSDIACLESYSFCVPCVSLKKATIYLKGPVVCPYSPFNRRYTLAPYRGGKPSLLGFYHSDIYFQNGTWILQSLKEEAVAWWRPARDGQYPFGTQTWTLGSEVCGMSPGQTTNLTLSVCGHGQFTCTDGSCIDLVKRCDLRIDCRDLSDEATCSLVAIPPGYSSIIPPPHITQTQALPIEFLLKIISFPNIATQDQTFTVNLELTLRWRDKRLDYHNLKEDRTLNLLSSEAVANIWTPQVFFSNAQGNKFTNLDQGSRVECVRGGDSYPGPPTLPDEVNVFRGNETSLEMSQLYSASYSCDFYLAMFPFDSQVCFLNFTLVSAAATYMVLVPTAADYAGPKFLIEYEIGKVTVTTSEGLEFSRLDVSVTFFRRYTFYLLTLYIPTILLILIAYATFYFNPDDFNSRVVVAVTSLLVLTSLLTQTSNALPKTSYFKLIDVWLFISIVIIFLVILLQTLVNFTREDPSSTSWFSTFLKKIGFGMEKKAPFYHTPVRPFDAGRGDTQQRHRHQDHNSTGAAKRVTAGLHLEFTPDAKRSRLQTLREDWKKDQKEKLFNIMGEENNGGRGFGNDRTNNEVNMALMVKSRILIPILYLIFNAIYWAVAVRNTI; encoded by the exons ATGACCCGCTGGA GTCAGCAGGACAATGGCGGCGGTAACGAGACAGTGCTTGTGCTGCAGGCTTCGGGGACTCCCTCGGAGGAAAGTTACGCTCGCCTCAACATGTCCTTCCCACGCCTCGAGTCCTTCACCTTCTGCTACAGGATCAAACTAAAGCGGTTCCGTGAAGAGTCGACACTGTTCTCTTACGCCATCTCCAGCGAACGCGACAACGAGATAAGAATAG ACCACCGTGAGAGCGGCTACAGGGTCACACTGCAAGGGCACTGGGCCACCTCCGAGCTGATCACGCCGCTTCACTTGTGGTCACACTTCTGCTTCTCCTACAACATGGCCTCAGAAACCTGGACCATTTATATGGACGGGGAGCAGCGAGCTCAAGGAACTTTTACTTCGCCCACCGAACCTCTTCTCGGGAATGGAGTGTTTATAATTG GCCAGGAGCAAGACTCTCTGGGCGGAGGCTTCCAAAGGGACCAGAGCTTCTCGGGTGAGCTGACGCACCTCAACGTGTGGCACACCACCCTGGAAGACTCCACCGTGAAGCAG ATTTGGTTGTGCCAAACAGGGCAGCAAGGAGACGCGCTAGCATGGTCGTCTGTGCAGGAGTCATGGCTGCTGGAAGGCGAGACTTCCTGGAGTCAGCAGCCACGACAAGAAGTATGCAAAAGGTCAACTCGGGATATCACTGTCTTTCCCGATCGCTTCTCTCTGGATCAGGCTCAGCATCTCTGCCAC GTGGTCGATGGAGAAATATTGGTTCCCCTTGATGAGGAAGAAAACTCACAACTCTTTGAAACGACTAAAAATAATGCCATCAGGTGTTCAGGGGGTCTCGGAGCATCATACCTCTGGCTCGGTGCCACCGACGAAGGCCACGATGGAGAGTGGCACTACCTGAACACTGAACAACCCTTGACTTGGCAGGGCCTTTGGAGAGGTGGCGGTCCTAATGGCGGCAATCAGGAGAACTGTATGGTTATGTTGTACGGCGAGTTTCCAGGTCGCTGGTCCGACATTGCTTGTTTAGAGTCCTACTCTTTCTGCGTGCCGTGCGTGTCACTGAAGAAAGCCACCATATACCTCAAGGGTCCCGTCGTGTGTCCTTACTCCCCGTTCAATCGTCGCTACACCCTGGCGCCTTACAGAGGGGGTAAACCCTCTCTCCTGGGGTTCTACCACTCTGACATCTATTTCCAAAATGGCACGTGGATCTTACAGTCGTTAAAG gaggaggccgtggcgtggTGGAGGCCAGCAAGGGATGGACAGTATCCTTTCGGCACCCAGACGTGGACCCTTGGCTCGGAGGTGTGTGGAATGTCCCCGGGGCAGACGACAAACCTCACCCTCTCCGTATGCGGCCATGGTCAATTCACTTGCACTGACGGGTCCTGTATTGACCTCGTAAAACGCTGTGACCTGCGCATCGACTGCAGAGACCTAAGTGACGAGGCAACGTGCTCCTTGGTGGCCATCCCTCCAGGGTACAGTTCGATCATTCCGCCGCCACACATCACACAGACTCAGGCCCTGCCCATCGAGTTCCTGCTCAAGATCATCTCCTTCCCCAACATCGCTACACAAGACCAGACCTTCACTGTGAACCTCGAACTCACTCTTCGGTGGCGGGACAAACGCCTCGACTATCATAACCTCAAGGAAGATCGCACGCTGAACTTGCTCTCCAGTGAAGCCGTCGCGAACATCTGGACGCCCCAGGTTTTCTTTAGCAACGCCCAAGGGAACAAGTTCACTAACCTGGATCAGGGGTCGCGTGTGGAGTGTGTGCGGGGCGGTGACTCCTACCCTGGGCCTCCCACCTTACCTGATGAGG TGAACGTGTTCCGAGGTAACGAGACGAGCCTCGAGATGAGTCAACTTTACAGCGCCTCCTACAGTTGTGACTTCTATCTAGCCATGTTTCCCTTCGACTCACAG GTGTGTTTCCTCAACTTCACGCTGGTGTCGGCCGCTGCCACGTACATGGTGCTCGTGCCTACTGCGGCGGATTACGCCGGCCCCAAATTCCTCATTGAGTATGAGATCG GCAAGGTGACGGTGACGACGAGTGAGGGTTTGGAATTCTCGAGGCTGGACGTGTCCGTGACGTTCTTTCGTCGCTACACCTTCTACTTGCTGACGCTGTACATCCCAACGATTCTGCTCATTCTCATCGCTTACGCCACCTTCTACTTCAACCCAGACGACTTTAACTCcagagtggtggtggcggtcacTTCCTTGCTAGTTCTCACTTCTCTACTGACTCAG acCTCGAACGCATTACCCAAGACATCTTACTTTAAGCTTATCGACGTCTGGCTGTTCATCtccatcgtcatcatcttcctcgtcatcctcctccagaCGCTTGTTAACTTCACCCGCGAGGATCCCTCCAGCACGTCCTGGTTCTCTACCTTTCTG AAGAAGATCGGCTTCGGGATGGAAAAAAAGGCTCCCTTCTACCACACCCCGGTGCGCCCCTTTGATGCCGGTCGCGGGGACACGCAGCAGAGGCATCGCCATCAGGATCATAACAGCACTGGGGCCGCGAAAAGAGTGACAGCTGGCCTGCACCTAGAGTTCACGCCTGACGCCAAAAGATCCAGGTTGCAAACGTTAAGGGAAGACTGGAAGAAGGACCAGAAAGAGAAGCTGTTCAATATAATGGGGGAAGAAAACAATGGAGGTCGAGGCTTTGGAAATGATAGAACGAATAATGAGGTTAATATGGCCTTGATGGTGAAAAGCCGGATACTGATTCCCATCCTATACCTTATCTTCAACGCTATCTACTGGGCCGTCGCTGTGAG GAACACTATTTAG